Proteins encoded within one genomic window of Platichthys flesus chromosome 17, fPlaFle2.1, whole genome shotgun sequence:
- the LOC133972301 gene encoding nuclear receptor subfamily 0 group B member 2-like — MFSVEEAIADRACSGYQDQHPHTILYNILCWRDSDPLNEEASSYLMSHTCHCKQRKVRLKDPTATCQVASSVLIKTVCFMRSLPSFSQLPLGDQSALLTHCWVPLFVLGLAQERIMFEVTDVPNPSILRQILLRPGLSEKEADQPTLAGVHRLRACLYQLWDLDLSPKEYAYLRGATLFNPAVRGLSAMLLIEGLQQEAQRALQEVIYLLHPEDGSRFRHISLAASTTQNVSHSLVTELFFKPVIGNTNMLHLLTDMLFVQ, encoded by the exons ATGTTTTCTGTTGAAGAGGCTATTGCAGACCGTGCTTGCTCTGGTTACCAGGATCAGCATCCCCACACTATCCTTTACAACATCTTGTGCTGGCGGGACAGCGACCCCCTCAACGAGGAAGCAAGCTCTTACCTCATGTCACACACTTGCCACTGCAAGCAGAGGAAAGTTCGCCTGAAAGACCCGACGGCCACCTGCCAAGTGGCCTCCAGTGTGCTGATCAAAACCGTCTGCTTCATGAGGAGTTTACCATCCTTCAGTCAGCTTCCACTGGGAGATCAGTCAGCACTGTTAACACACTGCTGGGTTCCGTTATTTGTTCTGGGGCTGGCACAGGAACGGATTATGTTCGAAGTGACTGATGTTCCAAATCCAAGTATCTTGAGACAGATTTTGCTCAGGCCGGGACTTTCTGAAAAGGAGGCCGACCAGCCAACTCTTGCCGGagtccacagactgagagctTGCTTGTATCAGCTGTGGGATCTGGATCTCAGTCCTAAGGAGTACGCTTACCTGAGGGGGGCTACGTTGTTTAACCCAG CTGTTCGGGGATTGAGCGCCATGTTGCTCATCGAGGGCCTCCAACAGGAGGCACAGAGGGCTCTCCAGGAAGTCATCTACCTGCTGCACCCGGAGGACGGCAGTCGCTTCAGGCACATCTCTCTAGCAGCCTCCACCACCCAGAACGTCAGCCACAGCTTGGTCACAGAGCTTTTCTTCAAGCCAGTTATtggcaacacaaacatgttgcaTTTATTAACAGACATGCTATTTGTCCAATGA